A single genomic interval of Fibrobacter sp. UWB13 harbors:
- the groES gene encoding co-chaperone GroES, producing MSKMIKPLADRIVVKPAEAEQKTSSGLFIPDNAKEKPMQGKVVAVGPGRKNDKGELVAMEVKVGDVVLYGKYSGTEVNVDGENYLIVKESDVIATL from the coding sequence ATAAGTAAGATGATCAAGCCTTTAGCAGATCGAATCGTTGTCAAGCCGGCAGAAGCTGAACAGAAGACCTCCTCCGGTCTCTTCATTCCGGATAATGCAAAGGAAAAGCCGATGCAGGGTAAGGTCGTGGCCGTAGGTCCGGGTCGCAAGAACGACAAGGGCGAACTCGTCGCTATGGAAGTCAAGGTTGGCGACGTGGTGCTTTATGGCAAGTACAGCGGTACAGAAGTCAATGTCGATGGCGAAAACTACCTCATCGTCAAGGAATCCGACGTTATCGCAACGCTCTAA
- the groL gene encoding chaperonin GroEL (60 kDa chaperone family; promotes refolding of misfolded polypeptides especially under stressful conditions; forms two stacked rings of heptamers to form a barrel-shaped 14mer; ends can be capped by GroES; misfolded proteins enter the barrel where they are refolded when GroES binds) has protein sequence MAKQLKFDVAARESLMKGVDKLANAVKVTLGPKGRNVMIARSFGAPNVTKDGVSVAKEVELEDAYENLGAQMAKEVANKTSDAAGDGTTTATVLAQAITREGLKNVAAGANPMDIKRGMDAAVEAVIKEVGKMAVKINGKEHIAQVATISANNDPEIGELLANAMEKVGNDGVITIEESKTAETVLDVVEGMQFDRGYLSPYFVTNTDSMEVALENPYILLYDKKISTMKDLLPMLEHVAKQGKSLLIIAEDVDGEALATLVVNKMRGTLKVAAVKAPGFGDRRKAMLEDIAILTGGMLVSEDTGAKLEDAPVTVLGKAKSITITKDNTTIVEGAGDAASIKGRIAQIKKQIEATTSDYDREKLQERLAKLAGGVAVIKVGAATEVEMKEKKDRVDDAMHATRAAVEEGIVPGGGVALIRAEKAIDALKFDNADQKTGAAIIRRAIEEPLRQIVQNAGLEGSVVVNKVKEGKDGFGYNAKTDTYEDLIKAGVIDPAKVTRTALKNASSIASMILTTDCVITEKKEPKAPAAPAMDPSMGMGGMM, from the coding sequence ATGGCAAAGCAATTGAAGTTTGATGTAGCAGCTCGCGAATCCCTCATGAAGGGCGTTGACAAGCTCGCCAATGCAGTTAAGGTCACTCTCGGTCCTAAGGGCCGTAACGTCATGATCGCACGTTCTTTCGGTGCTCCGAACGTCACTAAGGACGGCGTTTCTGTCGCTAAGGAAGTCGAACTCGAAGACGCATACGAAAATCTCGGTGCTCAGATGGCTAAGGAAGTCGCTAACAAGACTTCTGACGCTGCTGGTGACGGTACCACGACAGCAACCGTTCTCGCACAGGCAATCACTCGCGAAGGCCTCAAGAACGTCGCTGCCGGTGCAAACCCGATGGACATCAAGCGCGGTATGGACGCTGCTGTCGAAGCTGTGATCAAGGAAGTCGGCAAGATGGCCGTCAAGATTAACGGCAAGGAACACATCGCCCAGGTCGCAACGATTTCTGCTAACAACGACCCGGAAATTGGCGAACTCCTCGCCAACGCTATGGAAAAGGTCGGTAACGATGGCGTCATCACCATCGAAGAATCCAAGACTGCTGAAACCGTCCTCGACGTTGTCGAAGGTATGCAGTTCGACCGTGGCTACCTCTCTCCGTACTTCGTTACGAACACGGACAGCATGGAAGTCGCTCTCGAAAATCCGTACATCCTCTTGTACGACAAGAAGATTTCTACCATGAAAGATTTGCTCCCGATGCTCGAACATGTTGCTAAGCAGGGCAAGTCTCTCCTCATCATCGCCGAAGACGTCGATGGCGAAGCTCTCGCAACGCTCGTTGTGAACAAGATGCGCGGCACTTTGAAGGTTGCTGCCGTTAAGGCTCCGGGCTTTGGCGACCGTCGTAAGGCCATGCTCGAAGATATCGCAATCCTCACTGGCGGTATGCTCGTCTCCGAAGACACGGGTGCAAAGCTCGAAGATGCTCCGGTTACCGTTCTCGGTAAGGCAAAGTCCATCACCATCACTAAGGACAACACCACGATCGTCGAAGGTGCTGGCGACGCCGCTTCTATCAAGGGCCGTATCGCTCAGATCAAGAAGCAGATCGAAGCTACCACGAGCGACTACGACCGTGAAAAGCTCCAGGAACGCTTGGCAAAGCTCGCCGGTGGCGTTGCTGTGATCAAGGTCGGTGCTGCTACCGAAGTTGAAATGAAGGAAAAGAAGGACCGCGTCGACGACGCTATGCACGCAACTCGCGCCGCTGTCGAAGAAGGTATCGTTCCGGGTGGTGGCGTTGCTCTCATCCGCGCAGAAAAGGCTATCGACGCTCTCAAGTTCGACAATGCCGACCAGAAGACTGGTGCTGCAATCATCCGCCGCGCTATCGAAGAACCGCTCCGCCAGATCGTCCAGAACGCTGGCCTCGAAGGTTCCGTGGTCGTGAACAAGGTCAAGGAAGGCAAGGACGGCTTTGGCTACAACGCTAAGACCGACACTTACGAAGACCTCATCAAGGCTGGCGTTATCGACCCGGCTAAGGTGACTCGCACGGCTCTCAAGAACGCCTCCTCCATCGCTTCGATGATCCTTACGACTGACTGCGTGATCACCGAAAAGAAGGAACCGAAGGCTCCGGCAGCTCCGGCTATGGATCCGTCCATGGGCATGGGCGGCATGATGTAA
- a CDS encoding penicillin-binding protein 1A produces the protein MDKFKSFMKILGAAIVKYGSIVWQKIWSLVKIAFANKIFRWFFIFMCPIFVAFIAALVVYIHYSPELPSLSQLEQINPRLVTNIYDKDGQIAHEYFVERREWTSIDSIPVNAIHAVMATEDRAFYKHWGMNVWAIPSALLESAISGNKLRGASTLTQQLTKLLFLTPERSLSRKIKEMMTAIRIEQTYTKEEILEFYMNEVYLAGGNYGFQAAGKYYFGKPLDSLSIPEYAVLAGMLQRPETYRPDRHPKASKRRRNTVLYAMRDAGYITNEEYRKYIEEPIVLAKKEDVTGTGLYFFEEIRKYMEKKYGENSLYADGVSVYSTIDPEIQAFLDSVAYAQVERVRRRIKYRATRRLQLTKKYDMPEDSVVAHFDSVYTLFKKEYLSADTVRNKRGQFARFPDSIRYHHAEVAAIIIENETGAIRAMVGGSDFNKSKWNRAVQSLRQPGSSFKPIVYSTAMDNGASPCDSVNDQPVTIPDPDDKNPNKVWRPGNFEHDFEGMMTLRRALYKSKNLPAILTGMKYGLSNVVNYARKFGIKRAPLQAVPSLALGSVGATLMEMTSAYTVFPNGGNRIEPYMIESIVDRNGEVVEKNSKVEHEVLRPASAYLMVDMLKDVNVRGTAGRVWASGFRHPSGGKTGTTNDYTDTWYIGFTKQYTMGVWVGSDTPGTMGAGHTGTEDALPIWMATMAKLHKDLPKLPFPVPPGVISRGICNHTGLIAGEFCSEKTYCLYTAGYGPTERCDGNHFSSQTKSADNATLFSNKSVVENNRYEAPQPKKKGKGKDAAPPPKRNTRKMF, from the coding sequence ATGGATAAGTTCAAATCATTCATGAAGATTTTAGGCGCGGCCATTGTCAAATATGGTTCGATCGTTTGGCAGAAAATTTGGAGCTTGGTAAAGATTGCGTTTGCCAACAAGATTTTCCGCTGGTTCTTTATATTTATGTGCCCGATTTTCGTGGCGTTTATCGCTGCGCTAGTCGTCTATATCCATTACTCGCCGGAACTGCCGTCGCTTTCGCAGCTCGAGCAGATCAATCCGCGACTCGTGACGAACATTTACGACAAGGATGGTCAAATTGCGCATGAATACTTCGTGGAACGCCGCGAATGGACATCCATTGACTCAATCCCTGTGAATGCGATTCATGCGGTGATGGCGACCGAAGACCGAGCTTTCTACAAGCACTGGGGCATGAACGTTTGGGCTATTCCGTCTGCGCTTCTTGAAAGTGCCATCTCGGGCAACAAGCTCCGCGGTGCATCGACTTTGACGCAGCAGCTCACCAAGCTCTTGTTCCTCACGCCGGAACGCTCGCTTTCTCGTAAGATCAAGGAAATGATGACGGCTATCCGCATTGAACAGACTTACACGAAGGAAGAAATTCTCGAATTCTACATGAACGAAGTTTACCTTGCTGGCGGTAACTACGGTTTCCAGGCGGCAGGCAAGTACTATTTCGGCAAGCCTCTCGATAGCCTTTCTATCCCGGAATACGCTGTGCTCGCTGGTATGTTGCAGCGCCCTGAAACGTACCGTCCGGACCGTCATCCGAAGGCTTCCAAGCGCCGTCGTAATACGGTGCTCTATGCGATGCGCGATGCAGGCTATATCACGAACGAAGAATATCGCAAGTATATCGAAGAACCGATTGTGCTTGCCAAGAAAGAAGACGTGACTGGAACGGGCTTGTATTTCTTCGAAGAAATACGCAAGTACATGGAAAAGAAGTACGGTGAAAATTCGCTCTATGCCGATGGCGTGTCCGTCTATAGTACGATTGATCCGGAAATCCAGGCGTTCCTTGACAGTGTCGCCTATGCACAGGTTGAACGTGTCCGTCGCCGCATCAAGTATCGCGCTACTCGCAGACTCCAGCTCACTAAGAAGTACGACATGCCAGAAGACAGCGTTGTTGCGCACTTCGATAGCGTCTATACGCTTTTCAAGAAGGAATACCTTTCTGCTGATACGGTCCGCAACAAGCGTGGCCAGTTTGCTCGCTTCCCGGACAGTATCCGTTACCATCACGCCGAAGTGGCTGCAATTATTATTGAAAATGAAACCGGTGCTATCCGCGCTATGGTGGGTGGTAGTGACTTCAACAAGTCCAAGTGGAACCGTGCTGTGCAGTCCTTGCGCCAGCCGGGTTCTTCGTTCAAGCCGATTGTCTATTCGACCGCCATGGACAATGGTGCAAGCCCCTGCGACTCTGTGAACGACCAACCGGTGACGATTCCGGATCCGGATGACAAGAACCCGAACAAGGTTTGGCGCCCGGGTAACTTCGAACATGACTTCGAAGGCATGATGACGCTCCGTCGTGCTTTGTACAAGTCCAAGAACCTTCCTGCTATTTTGACCGGTATGAAATACGGTCTCAGCAACGTGGTGAACTACGCTCGCAAGTTCGGCATCAAGCGCGCTCCGTTGCAGGCGGTCCCGAGCTTGGCTCTCGGTTCCGTGGGTGCAACGCTTATGGAAATGACGTCTGCTTACACGGTGTTCCCGAACGGTGGTAACCGCATCGAGCCGTACATGATTGAATCCATCGTGGACCGCAATGGTGAAGTGGTGGAGAAGAATTCCAAGGTCGAACACGAAGTCTTGCGCCCGGCATCGGCTTACTTGATGGTCGATATGCTCAAGGACGTGAACGTTCGCGGTACGGCTGGCCGTGTGTGGGCTTCTGGTTTCCGCCACCCGAGCGGTGGTAAGACGGGAACGACGAACGATTACACGGATACGTGGTACATCGGTTTCACGAAGCAGTACACGATGGGTGTGTGGGTAGGTTCCGATACGCCGGGGACCATGGGTGCCGGTCATACGGGTACCGAAGACGCTCTCCCGATCTGGATGGCGACGATGGCTAAGCTGCACAAGGATTTGCCGAAGCTTCCGTTCCCGGTTCCGCCTGGCGTGATTAGCCGTGGCATCTGCAACCACACGGGTCTTATTGCTGGCGAGTTCTGCTCTGAAAAGACTTACTGCCTCTACACGGCGGGCTACGGCCCGACGGAACGTTGCGATGGCAACCATTTCTCGTCGCAGACAAAGTCTGCTGATAACGCAACGTTGTTCAGCAACAAGAGCGTTGTCGAGAACAACCGCTACGAAGCCCCGCAGCCCAAGAAGAAAGGCAAGGGCAAGGACGCCGCTCCGCCGCCTAAGCGCAATACGAGAAAGATGTTCTAA